From the genome of Streptomyces sp. NBC_01260, one region includes:
- a CDS encoding type III PLP-dependent enzyme produces MRAALAAAAEDAIIYDLDGIGRQYSALCAELPGVAIRFAMKACPVGEVLDHLAHLGSGFDAASPQEIVEALRTGAAPESIHYGNTVKSDRNIAEAYRLGVRDFATDSVEDVAAIAEHASESRVFCRIVTTGDGALWGLSHKFGCSPDDALRVLGAARAAGLVPSGLSVHVGSQQMTAEAWGEAIETLAALVETLNRHGIVPDRINLGGGLPALGVLDRHGRPLEPPLDKMFTVIREGMERLRDVNAAPLAFLLEPGRHLVADHGAIRAHVARLTSRHRLDGTREDWLYLSCGKFNGLYEMDQLQYRLEFPTHPDGQFVNAVVAGPTCDSDDAYAQDGMVRVPRTITSGDPVWVHSCGAYAAAYATQGFNGFSPLPYTCIGGPAPDGEGA; encoded by the coding sequence CTGCGCGCCGCCCTCGCCGCCGCAGCCGAGGACGCCATCATCTACGACCTTGACGGCATCGGTCGTCAATACAGCGCCCTGTGCGCCGAACTGCCAGGTGTCGCCATCCGGTTCGCGATGAAGGCCTGCCCCGTTGGCGAGGTGCTCGACCACCTCGCGCACCTCGGTTCCGGCTTCGACGCGGCCAGCCCGCAGGAGATCGTCGAGGCGCTGCGCACCGGGGCGGCCCCCGAATCGATCCACTACGGCAACACCGTCAAGTCCGACCGCAACATCGCGGAGGCCTACCGGCTGGGCGTGCGTGACTTCGCCACCGACAGCGTGGAGGACGTCGCCGCGATCGCCGAACATGCCTCCGAATCACGGGTGTTCTGCCGGATCGTGACCACCGGCGATGGTGCTTTGTGGGGCCTGAGCCATAAGTTCGGCTGTTCGCCCGATGACGCTTTGCGAGTGCTCGGTGCCGCCCGGGCCGCAGGGCTGGTGCCCTCCGGTCTGTCTGTGCACGTCGGCTCCCAGCAGATGACAGCCGAGGCCTGGGGTGAGGCGATCGAGACACTGGCCGCCTTGGTGGAGACACTCAACCGGCACGGCATCGTTCCGGACCGGATCAACCTCGGGGGTGGGCTGCCCGCCCTCGGTGTCCTCGACCGGCACGGCAGGCCACTGGAACCGCCGCTGGACAAGATGTTCACGGTGATCCGCGAAGGGATGGAACGGCTGCGCGACGTCAACGCCGCCCCTCTGGCCTTCCTGTTGGAGCCCGGCCGCCACCTGGTCGCCGATCACGGCGCGATCCGTGCCCATGTCGCCCGGCTCACCTCCCGCCATCGGCTCGACGGCACCCGTGAGGACTGGCTCTACCTCAGCTGCGGAAAGTTCAACGGCCTCTACGAGATGGACCAGTTGCAGTACCGCCTGGAGTTCCCGACCCACCCCGACGGGCAGTTCGTCAACGCCGTGGTGGCCGGTCCGACCTGTGACAGTGACGACGCCTACGCTCAGGACGGCATGGTGCGGGTCCCACGCACGATCACCTCCGGCGACCCGGTCTGGGTCCACTCCTGCGGTGCGTACGCCGCCGCCTACGCCACCCAGGGGTTCAACGGCTTCTCGCCACTGCCGTACACCTGCATCGGCGGCCCGGCGCCGGACGGTGAAGGCGCATGA
- a CDS encoding ABC transporter permease has protein sequence MTLDHALTPPGISPEVMKSGSPEGSVGHRPLDLEPVTPAAARGTRLRNVPRWLRRAVGPLLLLTLWQVFSATGVLHPDVLASPGTIARAGSGLIADGTLSSAMAVSLQRVAVGLVLGGAVGTALALVSGLSRLGEDLVDASVQMLRTVPWVGLIPLFIIWLGIGEAPKVALIALGVAFHLYLNVYAGIRGVDPQLVEAGQSLGLGRWGLVRHVVLPGALPGAMTGLRYSLATAWLALVFGESVNADAGIGFLMNQAREFFRTDVIVVCLVVYAFLGLAADVIVRVLERLLLQWRPTFTGQ, from the coding sequence ATGACTCTCGACCATGCTCTCACCCCACCCGGAATATCCCCTGAAGTAATGAAATCCGGTTCGCCGGAGGGTTCGGTCGGCCACCGTCCGCTCGACCTGGAGCCCGTGACTCCGGCCGCCGCCCGCGGAACGCGGCTCCGGAACGTGCCTCGGTGGCTTCGGCGCGCCGTCGGGCCGCTGCTGCTGCTGACCCTGTGGCAGGTGTTCAGCGCCACCGGTGTGCTGCATCCGGACGTGCTGGCCTCGCCCGGCACCATCGCCCGCGCGGGATCCGGCCTGATCGCCGACGGGACCCTGTCCTCGGCGATGGCCGTCTCGCTCCAGCGGGTCGCCGTGGGGCTGGTGCTCGGAGGCGCTGTCGGGACCGCGCTCGCACTGGTTTCGGGGCTCTCCCGGCTGGGCGAGGATCTGGTCGACGCGAGCGTCCAGATGCTGCGCACCGTTCCCTGGGTCGGGCTGATTCCCCTGTTCATCATCTGGCTGGGAATTGGCGAGGCCCCGAAGGTGGCGCTGATCGCGCTCGGGGTCGCCTTTCATCTGTATCTCAACGTCTACGCGGGCATTCGCGGCGTGGACCCCCAACTCGTCGAAGCAGGACAGTCGTTGGGGCTCGGGCGCTGGGGCCTGGTGCGGCATGTGGTGCTGCCGGGGGCGCTGCCCGGAGCCATGACGGGGCTGCGCTACTCGCTGGCGACCGCCTGGCTGGCGCTGGTGTTCGGCGAGTCGGTCAATGCCGATGCCGGAATCGGCTTCCTGATGAACCAGGCCCGGGAGTTCTTCCGTACCGACGTCATCGTCGTCTGCCTGGTCGTCTACGCCTTCCTCGGCCTCGCCGCCGATGTCATCGTCCGCGTTCTCGAAAGGCTGCTGCTGCAATGGCGACCGACCTTCACGGGCCAGTGA
- a CDS encoding putative leader peptide, producing the protein MFRSALLTTRGHIDLLRVASAACCHGC; encoded by the coding sequence ATGTTCCGATCAGCTCTGCTCACTACGCGCGGTCATATCGACCTGCTGCGAGTGGCCTCCGCCGCGTGTTGTCACGGCTGCTGA
- a CDS encoding YjbQ family protein: MPTAFTTSVLHITTGTTETVTDLTSDCEQFLTRTAAGRDGLLNIFVPHATAGIAVLETGAGSDDDLLSALHTLLPADDRWQHRHGSPGHGRDHVLPAFVPPHATLPVIAGRLELGTWQSVCLVDTNISNANRQVRLSFLG, translated from the coding sequence ATGCCCACCGCCTTCACCACCAGCGTCCTGCACATCACCACGGGAACCACGGAGACCGTCACCGACCTGACGTCCGACTGCGAACAGTTCCTCACCCGGACGGCCGCAGGCCGGGACGGCCTGCTCAACATCTTCGTACCGCACGCGACAGCCGGAATCGCGGTCCTGGAAACCGGTGCGGGCAGCGACGACGACCTCCTCTCCGCCCTGCACACACTGCTCCCCGCCGACGACCGCTGGCAGCACCGCCACGGCAGCCCCGGCCACGGCCGCGACCACGTGCTCCCGGCCTTCGTACCGCCGCACGCGACGCTGCCGGTGATCGCGGGACGGCTGGAGCTGGGGACGTGGCAGTCGGTGTGCCTGGTCGACACGAACATCTCTAATGCCAACCGTCAGGTTCGTCTGAGCTTCCTGGGTTGA
- a CDS encoding ABC transporter ATP-binding protein, with protein MATDLHGPVTTRSPAPTGALPEAAVRVEGLTRSFDGRAVVDGLDLTLRAGEFTVLLGRSGCGKSTLLRVLAGLDREIRGTVLVPRRRAVAFQAPRLMPWKRVWRNVLLGLPGNPERAVAEAALAEVGLSERSGAWPRTLSGGEAQRASLARALVREPDLLLLDEPFGALDALTRIKAQQLVAELWQRRGCAVLLVTHDVDEALLLADRALVMRDGAIAYETPVALDRPRSPGTPEFAALRTRLLTELGVETVPTPAETS; from the coding sequence ATGGCGACCGACCTTCACGGGCCAGTGACCACCCGCTCGCCCGCCCCCACCGGCGCACTGCCGGAGGCAGCCGTCCGGGTCGAGGGGCTGACCCGCTCCTTCGACGGCCGGGCGGTCGTCGACGGGCTCGATCTGACCCTGCGCGCGGGGGAGTTCACCGTGCTGCTCGGGCGCAGCGGATGCGGGAAGTCGACCCTGCTGCGGGTGCTCGCCGGCCTGGACCGGGAGATCCGGGGCACGGTACTGGTTCCCCGGCGCCGCGCGGTCGCGTTCCAGGCGCCGCGGCTGATGCCGTGGAAGCGGGTCTGGCGCAACGTACTGCTCGGACTGCCCGGGAATCCCGAACGCGCCGTGGCCGAGGCGGCGTTGGCGGAGGTGGGGCTCTCCGAGCGGTCCGGGGCCTGGCCCAGGACGCTCTCGGGCGGTGAGGCGCAGCGTGCCTCGCTCGCCCGCGCGCTGGTCCGCGAGCCCGATCTGCTGCTGCTCGACGAGCCGTTCGGCGCGCTCGACGCGCTGACCAGGATCAAGGCCCAGCAGCTGGTCGCCGAGCTCTGGCAGCGCCGCGGCTGCGCCGTGCTGCTCGTCACGCACGATGTGGACGAGGCGCTGCTCCTCGCCGACCGTGCGCTGGTGATGCGGGACGGCGCCATCGCGTACGAGACGCCGGTCGCCCTGGACCGCCCCCGCAGCCCCGGCACTCCGGAGTTCGCCGCACTGCGTACCCGGCTGCTCACGGAACTCGGCGTGGAGACAGTCCCCACGCCCGCCGAAACCTCCTGA